GCACCGTCATGGTCGGCGGCACCCGGGTCGAGCAGCTCTCGCGACGCGCTGCGGCGGCGTTCCGGCGCGGCGTCGGTTTCGTCTTCCAGCACTACCACCTGCTGCCGCAGCTGAGCGCGCTCGACAACGTCGTGGTGCCGCTGATGCCGATCCAGGTCCGCTTCGACCGGCACGAGCGGGCCCGCGAGCTGCTCGACGCGGTCGGGCTCGGCGACCGCGCCTCCGCCCGCGTCGCCGATCTCTCCGGCGGCGAGCAGCAGCGCGTGGCGATCGCCCGCGCTCTGGTCGCCCGGCCGAAGCTGCTGCTGGCCGACGAGCCCACCGGCGCGCTCGACTCCCGCACCGGCGACGAGGTGCTCGACCTGCTGGCGCAGGTGCAGGCCGACTACGGGATGACGCTGGTCCTGGCGACGCACGAGGCGGCGGTCGCGGCCCAGTGCTCGCGGCTGATCAGCCTGCGCGACGGCACGGTCGTCGCCGATCACGCGCTGTGGGATCCACAGCCCGACGAGACGCTGCGCCGGGCGACCGGTCTCGGCTGAGCATGCGCCGGTACCGCGTGGCGCCACGTCCACCATCCCGCCCGGCGCGCTGGCCGCGCGGGGGTACGGCGCCATGCTGACCCGGACCCTCGACCGCATGGGCGCCGGGCACGGGGCGGGCGAGTGGCAGCCGGCCGGCGGTGGCGAGGGTGCCGGGCCGTATCGCTGCCGGCCCGAAGGCGTCGGGGGGCCTGCCGATGCCGCCGCCACCTGAACGAGACGGCGCCCGGGCTCGCCTCGGCCGCCGCCTCACTCGCCTCCTGAGCGGCGGCAACCGCCTCCTCCGCCGCGGCGGCCGTGTCCTGAGCGGCGGCAACCGCCTATTCGCCCGCGGCGGCCGCATCCTCCACCGACTCCGACTCCGACTCAGACGCCGCGGCGGGAACGGGCCGGCCGGGGTGGCGCCGCTGGTCCGGGCGCAGCTGCGTGCCCACTGGGGCCGCGCGCTGGCGCTCGGCCTCGGCGTCGTCGCGGCGACGTCGGTGTTCACGGTGCTGACCGGGGCGTCGGAGGTCGAGCGGCTGGAGTTGCGCGGCGAGGTGGCCGCCGCGCCGAGTCCGTACCACATCCTCGTCCGCCCGCCGGGCACCCGCAGCGACCTCGAGGCCCAGCGCGGCCTCGTCCGCCCCTACCAGCTGTCCGGCCAGTTCGGCGGCATCTCGACGTCCGACTACGACGCCATCCGCGCGCTCGGCGGCGTCGAGGTCGCGGCGCCGGTCGCGATGGTCGGTTACGTCATGAAGGCGACCCAGGTCGCGATCGACGTCGGGCCGAGGACGGACGCCGGGCGCGAGCTGCTGGTGGCCGACGTCGCCTACGTCAGCGACCGCGGGCTGACGCGCATCGAGCAGCCGTCCGCCTCGTACTCGTACGTCACCCCGAACTCCGTCGCGGTGCTCGGCCAGATCAACGCCAACGGCGAGCCGTACGGCGAGGCCGAGACGATGCCGGACGGCTCCACGGTGCTGGTCTGCCCCTACCGCCAGTACGGCGACGACATCGCCGACTCGCCGGCCGCCGCGGCCCGCGAGCGCAGCCGCAAGTGCTGGACCACCCGCCCCGGCGGCGACCCCGCCACCCGCACCCTGCAGGCGCCGCAGCGGCGCACCGTCATGCTCGAATGGTCGTTCCCGGTGCTGGTCGCCGCGGTCGACCCAGCCCAGGAGGCCGCGCTCGGCGGCGACGACGACGTGCCGGCGTCGCTGCGGGCACTGGCCGGCCCGGCGCCGGCCACCGGCACCGGCAACCGTCCGGTCCCGGTCGTCGTCGCGGCCCAGCCGCATGTCGACGCGCAGGCGGAGGTGACGGTGCGGCGGCTGCCCGATGACGCGGTCGCGCGGTTCGCCGAGGGCCTGCCACTGGACGAGATCGACGCGTTGCTCGCGACCCCCGGCCCGGTCGTCGCCGCTGAGACCGTCACCGCCGACCGCGCCTACCAGGAGCTGATCGGGCAGGCGACGGAGAACCCGGTCGACATCCTCGTGGACAGCTTCTGGACGACCGAGCCGACGACGTACGACGTGGGCGCCGGCGGGGTGCTGCGGCCGCGCACGGTCGACAACCCGCAGGACGGGTGGCGCTCGTCGGTGCGGGTCGAGGGCTACGTGCCGACGCCGCCGCTCGCCGCCGACACCGGGTTCCGCCGGGTCCGCCCGCACCCCGGCTCGGCGGACGCGCAGGCCGGCGACCTGCTGCCGCAACTGGGCATCGTCGGCGTCTTCGCACCCAGCGACTTCGAGGCCGCCGGGTTCGACGGCGCGCGGGGCCTGCCCGCGGCCGACCCGCGCAGCGTGGCGCTGCTCGGCGACCGCAACCTGCTCCCGTCCGGCAGTCCAGCCGCCTACCACCTGGGCCCGCCGACGGCGTTCATGCGGCTGTCCGACCTCGACACGTTCACCGGCTCGGGCATCGAGCTGGCCGACCCGGAGGCGCCGATCAGCGCGATCCGGGTCCAGGTCGCCGGCGTCACCGGCGTCAGCCCGGTCGAGCGCGAACGGGTCCGGCTGGTGGCCGACCAGATCCGCGCCGCCACCGGCCTCGACGTCGACATCGTCCTCGGCAGCACCGCCACCGAGCAGACCGTCGAGCTGCCGCCCGGCGCGCACGGCCGCCCGGCCCTGGCGGTCGCCGAGACGTGGATGCAACAGGGCGTCGTCGCCGCCGTCATGCAGGCCGTCGACCACAAGAGCGTGGCGCTGTTCGTGCTGGCCCTGGCCGTGAGCACGCTGTTCGTCGCGAACGTCTCGGCCGCGTCGGCGCGGTCGCGGCGCGGCGAGCTGGCGGTGCTGAGCCGCATCGGCTGGGGCCGCGGGATGCTGCTGCGGCTGCTGCTGGCCGAGGTGCTGCTGGTCGGCGGCGCCGCGGGCGTCGCCGGAGCGCTGGTCGCGGTGGCGACCGGCTGGATCACCGGCCTCGAGGTGACGCTGACGCGCGCCCTCGTCGCCGTGCCGGTGGCGGTGTTCGTCGCGCTGGTGGCCGCGGCGTGGCCGGCGTGGCGGGCGTCGAAGCCGTCGATCGCGGGCATGCAGCAGCCGCGGGCGCTCCCCGGCCAGCGGACGCTGACCAGGCGGTGGACGCTGCCCGGCCAGCGGACGCCGGTCGTGCGCGGGGTGCGGTCGCTGGCGGTGGCCAACGTGGTCCGCTCGCCCGGGCGGACGGGGCTCGGCGTGCTGTCGGTGGCCCTCGGGTGTGCCGCGCTGACGGCGCTGCTGGGCGTCACGCTGGCGTTCAACGGCGCCGTCGTCGGATCCGTGCTGGGCGACGCGGTCTCCGTCCGGGCCCGCGAGATCGACTACGTCGCCGTGCTGGTGACGATCCTGCTGTCCAGCGTCGCCGTCGCCGACGTCGTGTTCCTCAACGTGCGCGACCGCCGTGCCGAGCTCGCCGTCCTCCAGGCCGTCGGCTGGGGCGACGGCCGGGTGCGCCGGGTCGTGCTGGCCGAGGCCGCGCTGATCGGCTGCACCGGCGCCGTCTGCGGCACCGTCGCCGGACTGGCCATCGCGGCTGGGCTGGCCGGCGAACTGCGCGCCGAGCTCCTCGTGGCCGCCGCGACGAC
This Jiangella alba DNA region includes the following protein-coding sequences:
- a CDS encoding ABC transporter ATP-binding protein codes for the protein MPALVDVTLDVRAGETVAVVGPSGSGKSTLLHVIGGIDRPDSGTVMVGGTRVEQLSRRAAAAFRRGVGFVFQHYHLLPQLSALDNVVVPLMPIQVRFDRHERARELLDAVGLGDRASARVADLSGGEQQRVAIARALVARPKLLLADEPTGALDSRTGDEVLDLLAQVQADYGMTLVLATHEAAVAAQCSRLISLRDGTVVADHALWDPQPDETLRRATGLG
- a CDS encoding FtsX-like permease family protein, which translates into the protein MAPLVRAQLRAHWGRALALGLGVVAATSVFTVLTGASEVERLELRGEVAAAPSPYHILVRPPGTRSDLEAQRGLVRPYQLSGQFGGISTSDYDAIRALGGVEVAAPVAMVGYVMKATQVAIDVGPRTDAGRELLVADVAYVSDRGLTRIEQPSASYSYVTPNSVAVLGQINANGEPYGEAETMPDGSTVLVCPYRQYGDDIADSPAAAARERSRKCWTTRPGGDPATRTLQAPQRRTVMLEWSFPVLVAAVDPAQEAALGGDDDVPASLRALAGPAPATGTGNRPVPVVVAAQPHVDAQAEVTVRRLPDDAVARFAEGLPLDEIDALLATPGPVVAAETVTADRAYQELIGQATENPVDILVDSFWTTEPTTYDVGAGGVLRPRTVDNPQDGWRSSVRVEGYVPTPPLAADTGFRRVRPHPGSADAQAGDLLPQLGIVGVFAPSDFEAAGFDGARGLPAADPRSVALLGDRNLLPSGSPAAYHLGPPTAFMRLSDLDTFTGSGIELADPEAPISAIRVQVAGVTGVSPVERERVRLVADQIRAATGLDVDIVLGSTATEQTVELPPGAHGRPALAVAETWMQQGVVAAVMQAVDHKSVALFVLALAVSTLFVANVSAASARSRRGELAVLSRIGWGRGMLLRLLLAEVLLVGGAAGVAGALVAVATGWITGLEVTLTRALVAVPVAVFVALVAAAWPAWRASKPSIAGMQQPRALPGQRTLTRRWTLPGQRTPVVRGVRSLAVANVVRSPGRTGLGVLSVALGCAALTALLGVTLAFNGAVVGSVLGDAVSVRAREIDYVAVLVTILLSSVAVADVVFLNVRDRRAELAVLQAVGWGDGRVRRVVLAEAALIGCTGAVCGTVAGLAIAAGLAGELRAELLVAAATTVAGGTLVPVLASLVPVAALRRMTVASTLTRDA